A section of the Sporosarcina sp. ANT_H38 genome encodes:
- a CDS encoding minor capsid protein, translating into MAKSTKEYWEERSVQREMESQLIASKYIARMDESLREAQQDILRQIEAFYARYANDNKISFAEAKKYLTAKELKDFKNIDLKRFRAMSLADNPDYDRILNAVSYRARISRLEALNTQVEMRMVELYSGLNGLQQYTYTGLTEVYQTAYLQSVFGMAQVGVVSGAVASISDATMKEVLTYNWSGKEFSERIWDHQSGSLKTIKTELEKSFSSGRSIQQTTKAIMTATDVTRTRVEALVRTESNFFHGFAAQNSYIDAGIEKYEVLATLDSRTSEICREQDGKVYDLKDYKPGVNANPFHVRCRSTTIPWFDESEYMDDERRQSADGLVDSMTYEEWFGKYVK; encoded by the coding sequence ATGGCTAAATCAACCAAGGAATACTGGGAAGAACGTTCAGTGCAACGTGAGATGGAATCACAGCTCATTGCAAGCAAGTACATTGCTAGGATGGATGAAAGTTTGAGAGAAGCCCAACAAGACATCCTGCGGCAAATTGAAGCGTTCTACGCACGGTATGCCAATGATAATAAAATCTCATTTGCAGAAGCGAAAAAGTATCTGACTGCAAAAGAATTGAAGGATTTTAAGAACATCGATTTAAAACGTTTCCGTGCTATGTCTTTGGCTGATAATCCCGATTACGACAGGATACTTAATGCGGTCAGTTACCGAGCCCGTATTTCCCGTTTAGAAGCATTGAATACACAAGTAGAAATGCGGATGGTTGAGCTCTACAGTGGACTGAACGGTTTACAGCAGTACACCTACACCGGACTAACTGAGGTTTATCAAACTGCCTATCTTCAGTCAGTGTTCGGGATGGCGCAAGTAGGGGTTGTCAGTGGTGCGGTGGCGAGTATATCAGATGCGACTATGAAAGAAGTATTAACGTATAACTGGAGCGGTAAAGAGTTTTCAGAACGTATATGGGACCATCAATCTGGTTCTCTAAAGACAATCAAAACAGAGTTGGAAAAGAGTTTTTCTTCTGGACGTTCTATCCAACAGACGACAAAAGCGATTATGACCGCAACGGACGTTACCCGTACGCGAGTTGAAGCTCTTGTGCGTACTGAGTCCAATTTCTTTCACGGTTTCGCCGCACAGAATAGCTACATCGATGCAGGGATTGAGAAGTATGAGGTTCTTGCTACTCTTGATAGTCGCACATCGGAGATATGTCGTGAACAGGACGGCAAGGTGTATGACTTGAAGGATTATAAGCCTGGGGTTAATGCAAATCCTTTTCATGTTCGCTGTCGTTCTACAACAATTCCTTGGTTTGACGAATCTGAATATATGGATGATGAACGAAGGCAATCTGCTGATGGCTTGGTTGATTCTATGACGTATGAAGAATGGTTCGGAAAATATGTGAAGTAA
- a CDS encoding phage portal protein has translation MLIEDLYRAPWHERMESVITDMVNSVITDDEVLVQEIQAWEKAETRANMIIGELYYRNKTDIMLKEQKIKWKSNTKLAHGFAKKLVDQKIGYLLSKEPTFGTENKPYRELITETFDRGLLKKIKNVGKEAINKGIAYLHPFFNESGELSFKKFPSEQIIPNWEDNEHMQILSFTRVYEVTAYEDKKKVTKKKVEYYHSQGVKYFVFESGKLVPDVLAGIEKEYHFLINDKPYVWEKIPLIHFKYNEEEQPLIDSIKSLIDNYNTQASTNADLLADIPKFIYKLVNYGGVDLAEFLNDLNTYMTVNLDKDGDLDKLQADIETDAVEKEITRTRESIYEFGRGVDTKGDDLDNAASGVALKHRYGDLDLDCNILEAEFQSSIEHMLWFISVYMSVTGKGDYADEKVNVIFNRDIIIAETEAIDNCGKSTGILDDQTIRENHPWYNEEVEVRLKKQEAEQQKEIEGYRGTFPPKEVKVDG, from the coding sequence ATGCTGATTGAAGACTTATACCGTGCACCTTGGCATGAAAGGATGGAGAGTGTCATAACCGACATGGTGAACAGTGTCATAACTGACGACGAAGTATTAGTGCAAGAAATACAAGCGTGGGAGAAAGCTGAAACTCGTGCAAATATGATAATCGGTGAACTCTATTACAGAAATAAAACGGATATCATGTTGAAAGAACAAAAGATTAAATGGAAGTCGAATACTAAACTGGCGCACGGCTTTGCTAAAAAGCTTGTGGACCAGAAGATTGGGTATCTGTTGTCGAAAGAGCCGACTTTCGGTACCGAGAATAAGCCTTATCGGGAGTTGATTACAGAAACATTCGACCGAGGGTTATTGAAGAAAATTAAGAACGTGGGTAAAGAGGCGATCAATAAAGGTATTGCGTATCTTCATCCATTCTTTAATGAATCTGGGGAATTGTCGTTTAAGAAATTCCCTTCTGAACAAATTATTCCGAATTGGGAAGATAACGAGCATATGCAAATCCTTTCATTCACCCGCGTTTATGAGGTGACAGCATATGAGGACAAGAAAAAGGTAACGAAAAAGAAAGTGGAATACTACCATTCACAAGGCGTTAAGTACTTCGTTTTTGAAAGCGGTAAACTTGTTCCTGACGTTTTAGCGGGCATAGAAAAGGAATACCACTTCCTCATCAACGACAAACCGTATGTGTGGGAGAAGATTCCTCTGATTCATTTTAAGTACAACGAAGAAGAACAGCCGTTGATTGATAGTATCAAATCGTTGATTGATAACTACAATACGCAAGCATCCACCAATGCTGATTTACTGGCGGACATACCTAAGTTTATCTATAAGCTTGTAAACTATGGCGGAGTGGATCTTGCTGAGTTCCTGAATGATCTGAACACGTATATGACCGTGAATCTCGACAAAGATGGGGACCTCGACAAACTCCAAGCAGACATCGAAACAGATGCCGTTGAAAAAGAGATTACCCGCACCAGGGAATCCATCTACGAATTTGGACGTGGCGTTGATACTAAAGGTGATGATTTAGACAATGCAGCTTCAGGGGTTGCATTGAAGCACCGTTACGGTGATTTAGACCTGGACTGTAACATTCTCGAAGCTGAGTTCCAGTCAAGCATCGAGCACATGCTGTGGTTCATTAGTGTCTATATGTCTGTGACTGGTAAAGGTGATTATGCTGATGAAAAGGTTAATGTCATTTTTAATCGTGACATCATCATTGCTGAGACTGAAGCTATTGATAATTGTGGTAAATCTACAGGGATTCTTGACGATCAAACCATTCGTGAAAATCATCCATGGTACAACGAAGAGGTGGAAGTGCGCTTGAAGAAACAAGAAGCTGAACAACAGAAAGAGATTGAGGGGTATAGAGGCACCTTTCCACCGAAAGAAGTGAAGGTTGATGGCTAA